A part of Arachis hypogaea cultivar Tifrunner chromosome 12, arahy.Tifrunner.gnm2.J5K5, whole genome shotgun sequence genomic DNA contains:
- the LOC112730440 gene encoding receptor-like protein 53, which translates to MVQLSTLDLSSSNFSGPLPSSFSKITELKEMDLSDNNFIGPIPSLGKAKKLAYIDLSYNGLSGSLSSAQLEGLQSLSVIGLSYNSISGTIPWYLFMLPSFEVVDLSHNQFDKWEGFRDVFSSKLVHFGGLNQSSIIDLSYNSISGSIPSSLFVLPSLWKLYLSNNQFSKLEEFTNFKGPMLLDALMKLNSLLVLDLSFNDIDDVSVTHVELSSSSKITNLKLAFCKLKTFPDIGYYMSRTYYFSLANNNIDGSIPHSLCNALMLEVLDLSHNKISGEVPQCLMKLEVLDVGRNKLAGAFPCFLSYISTLRVLILQNNKFHGRMVCPKDSCVWNTSQIVDVAFNLFSGELPVKWFIGWKKMISNDAGENSKLSHIQFGGDNNHAVYYQDSITFTSRGNKDVRF; encoded by the exons ATGGTGCAATTATCAACATTAGATCTTTCTAGTTCCAACTTCAGTGGACCACTTCCCagctcattttcaaaaatcacagagCTTAAGGAAATGGATTTATCGGATAACAACTTCATTGGTCCAATTCCATCACTAGGCAAAGCCAAAAAGCTTGCCTACATAGACCTTTCATATAATGGTCTAAGTGGTTCACTTTCATCAGCTCAACTTGAAGGACTGCAAAGTCTTTCCGTAATTGGCTTGAGTTACAATTCCATCAGTGGTACCATCCCTTGGTATCTTTTCATGCTCCCATCATTCGAGGTGGTTGACCTTTCTCATAATCAATTTGATAAATGGGAAGGGTTCAGAGATGTGTTTTCCTCTAAGCTAGTTCACTTTGGAGGTCTGAATCAAAGTTCCATAATTGACTTGAGTTACAATTCCATTAGTGGCAGCATCCCTTCATCTCTTTTTGTGCTCCCATCGTTGTGGAAGCTTTACCTTTCCAACAATCAATTTAGTAAATTAGAAGAGTTCACAAAT TTCAAGGGGCCAATGCTGCTAGATGCACTAATGAAACTTAACAGTTTATTGGTTCTAGACCTTTCATTCAATGACATAGATGATGTTAGTGTTACCCATGTTGAACTTTCCTCTTCTTCAAAAATAACCAATCTAAAGCTAGCATTCTGCAAGTTGAAAACTTTCCCAG ACATCGGTTATTACATGTCTAGGACATATTATTTTTCTCTAGCAAACAATAATATTGATGGCAGCATCCCTCATTCTTTGTGCAATGCTCTAATGCTTGAAGTTCTTGATCTTTCTCATAACAAAATATCTGGTGAAGTTCCCCAATGTTTGATGAAACTAG AGGTATTAGATGTTGGTAGAAATAAACTTGCTGGTGCCTTTCCTTGCTTTCTAAGTTACATATCCACACTTCGTGTCCTGATTTTGCAGAACAATAAGTTTCATGGTCGAATGGTATGTCCAAAAGACAGTTGTGTTTGGAACACCTCACAGATTGTTGATGTGGCTTTTAACCTCTTTAGTGGTGAACTACCTGTCAAATGGTTCATAGGCTGGAAGAAGATGATATCTAATGATGCTGGAGAAAACTCAAAGCTAAGCCATATCCAATTTGGTGGTGATAACAACCATGCAGTATATTATCAGGATTCAATAACATTCACAAGCAGAG GCAATAAAGATGTAAGATTCTGA
- the LOC140177101 gene encoding receptor-like protein 7, with protein MKIQEFLSFLVISICVVTDLCVEDDEQSLLLQLKNSLTFNSESSSKLKVWNQSVACCNWSGVTCNDEGHVIGLDLSGESITGGFNNLSSLFDLQHLQSLHLENNNFGSMIPSTFNKLKNLNYLNLSYAGFVGQIPIEISQLTRLVTLDISSRADLTGEEELKLEKPNLGMLVRNLSRIRKLYLDGVTMTSQGEEWCNSLLFLPNLQELSMSSCNLSGPIDASLASLENLSVIRLDHNYLSSTVPETFANLKNLTTLSLSSCGLIGTFPQKIFQVRTLSSIDISYNSNLQGVFPSFQLSGALHTLIVSETSFSGTLPSSLSNLKGLSYLDLSLNNFTGPIPSFGMARKLSYIDLSRNNFSGSIPSSAHFERLQNLISIKLGYNSISGRIPSSLFRLPLLQKIQLSNNQFGQLDELKNVSSSKLNILDLSSNNISGPIPASLFQLTGLSILRLPSNKFNGLMQLNKFLELRNLTTLDLSYNNLSVNVNINLSSIPSISTLKLASCSLKVIPGFLRYQSKLTTLDLSSNQIQGAVPNWIWKLDSLESLNMSRNYLTSLEGPLQNLSSNLIFLDLHSNQLLGPAPVFPKSAAYVDYSNNNFSSLIALETGYLSGTIYLSLANNRFRGSIPYSICNASSLQVLDFSHNNISGTIPYCLIRLSQMLGVLNLRQNNLSGLIPDKFPASCALRTLDLHGNKLEGHIPKSVGNCTTLEVLDLGNNQITDGFPCSLKNISTLRVLVLRKNNFYGNIGCPKDNDTWQMLQIVDLAFNSFNGMLPAKCFRTWEVMMHDEDKADSGVNHLQFEVLKFRQIYYQDSVTVASKGLTMELVKILTVFTSIDFSSNHFQGEIPKELFDFKALYVLNLSNNALSGQIPSSIGNLKQLESLDLSKNSLQGEISTELASLNFLSVLNLSFNQLQGKIPTGTQIQSFLNTSFVGNKGLCGPPLTANCSATHDTFSSVGKQDSAIDWNFISVEVGFIFGLAVVIGPILFCKKWKLKYWQFLDRVLCWIFPHLSLEYERHGGQSYKVLVWRRY; from the coding sequence ATGAAAATCCaagaattcttatcttttttggTGATATCAATCTGTGTGGTTACTGACCTTTGTGTTGAAGATGATGAGCAATCATTGCTGTTGCAATTGAAGAACAGCCTTACTTTCAACAGTGAAAGTTCAAGCAAACTGAAGGTGTGGAATCAAAGTGTTGCTTGCTGCAATTGGAGTGGTGTTACTTGTAATGATGAGGGACATGTTATTGGTCTTGATCTCAGTGGAGAATCAATCACTGGAGGATTCAACAATTTGAGCAGCCTATTCGATCTTCAACATCTCCAGAGCTTACATTTGGAAAATAATAATTTCGGTTCTATGATTCCTTCAACATTCAACAAATTGAAGAATTTAAATTACCTGAATTTGTCATATGCTGGCTTTGTGGGGCAGATTCCAATAGAGATTTCTCAGCTGACAAGATTGGTGACTCTTGATATCTCAAGTCGTGCCGATTTGACAGGTGAAGAAGAGCTGAAACTTGAGAAGCCAAATCTAGGAATGCTTGTCCGCAATCTCAGCAGGATTAGAAAATTGTATCTGGATGGTGTAACTATGACATCTCAGGGAGAGGAATGGTGCAATTCTTTGCTGTTTCTGCCCAACCTGCAAGAATTGAGCATGTCAAGTTGCAATCTCTCAGGACCCATTGATGCTTCCCTGGCAAGTCTTGAGAATCTCTCGGTCATTCGTCTTGATCACAACTATTTATCATCTACAGTGCCAGAAACCTTTGCCAATTTGAAGAATTTGACCACCCTTAGCCTTTCTTCATGTGGGTTAATTGGAACGTTTCCACAAAAGATCTTCCAGGTTAGAACACTGTCATCCATTGACATATCATACAATTCTAACCTTCAAGGTGTCTTTCCATCCTTCCAACTGAGTGGAGCTCTTCATACTTTAATAGTAAGTGAAACGAGCTTCTCTGGAACACTTCCTAGTTCACTATCAAACCTCAAAGGCCTCAGTTACTTGGATTTGTCACTTAACAACTTCACTGGTCCAATCCCATCTTTTGGAATGGCGAGAAAGCTTTCCTACATAGATCTTTCTCGTAATAATTTTAGTGGGTCAATTCCATCATCTGCTCACTTTGAAAGACTACAAAATCTCATCAGCATCAAACTGGGTTACAATTCCATCAGTGGAAGAATTCCTTCATCTCTTTTTAGACTCCCATTACTGCAGAAGATTCAACTTTCCAACAACCAATTTGGTCAATTGGATGAACTCAAGAATGTTTCTTCCTCTAAATTAAATATTCTTGATTTAAGTAGCAACAACATATCAGGTCCAATACCAGCATCCCTCTTCCAGCTCACAGGACTCTCTATCCTCCGACttccttcaaacaagttcaatggTTTGATGCAGCTAAATAAGTTTTTGGAGCTCAGAAATTTGACCACACTGGACCTTTCGTACAATAACTTGTCGGTCAATGTGAATATCAACCTGTCTTCCATTCCAAGCATCAGCACTCTAAAATTGGCATCCTGCAGTTTGAAAGTTATCCCTGGTTTCTTGAGGTACCAGTCTAAATTAACCACTCTAGATCTCTCAAGCAACCAAATTCAAGGAGCAGTGCCCAACTGGATCTGGAAACTGGATAGTCTTGAAAGCCTTAATATGTCTCGCAATTATCTGACTAGTTTGGAAGGGCCTTTACAGAATCTTAGTTCCAATTTAATATTCCTTGACCTTCATAGCAATCAACTACTGGGGCCAGCTCCTGTTTTTCCCAAATCTGCTGCCTATGTTGATTACTCAAACAATAATTTTAGCTCCCTTATCGCACTTGAAACTGGTTACCTGTCTGGCACAATTTATCTCTCTCTTGCAAACAATAGATTCCGTGGCAGCATCCCTTATTCCATCTGCAATGCCTCTAGtcttcaagttcttgatttttcCCATAACAACATTTCAGGCACAATTCCCTATTGTTTAATAAGATTAAGTCAGATGCTTGGGGTGCTGAATCTGCGCCAGAACAATCTCTCAGGCCTTATCCCGGATAAGTTTCCAGCATCTTGTGCTCTGAGGACTCTTGATCTCCATGGAAATAAATTAGAAGGGCATATTCCAAAATCTGTTGGTAATTGCACAACACTAGAGGTGTTGGACCTTGGGAACAATCAAATTACCGATGGATTTCCATGTTCATTGAAGAACATATCCACTCTTCGTGTGCTCGTATTGCGAAAAAACAACTTCTATGGCAACATTGGATGTCCAAAAGACAATGACACATGGCAAATGCTTCAAATTGTTGATTTGGCCTTTAACAGTTTCAATGGTATGCTACCTGCAAAATGCTTCAGAACATGGGAGGTTATGATGCATGATGAAGACAAGGCTGATTCTGGGGTAAATCATCTCCAATTTGAGGTACTTAAATTTCGACAGATATATTATCAGGATTCGGTAACAGTTGCAAGCAAAGGTCTAACGATGGAGTTAGTTAAGATTCTAACTGTCTTCACTTCGATCGACTTTTCATCCAACCATTTCCAAGGAGAAATACCGAAAGAACTGTTTGACTTCAAAGCACTCTATGTGCTTAACTTATCGAACAATGCTCTTTCTGGCCAGATTCCATCTTCTATAGGGAATTTGAAACAGCTTGAGTCACTAGACCTGTCAAAGAACTCATTACAAGGAGAAATTTCCACTGAGCTTGCAAGTTTGAATTTCCTTTCAGTCCTGAATCTCTCCTTCAATCAGCTGCAAGGAAAAATCCCCACAGGTACCCAAATCCAATCATTTCTCAACACTTCCTTCGTTGGTAATAAAGGATTATGTGGACCCCCTTTGACTGCAAACTGCAGTGCTACTCATGACACATTCAGTTCAGTTGGGAAGCAAGATTCTGCAATTGATTGGAATTTTATTAGTGTGGAAGTTGGTTTCATTTTTGGCCTTGCTGTTGTCATTGGTCCCATCTTGTTTTGTAAGAAATGGAAGCTCAAGTATTGGCAATTTCTGGACAGAGTTCTTTGTTGGATCTTTCCTCATCTGAGTTTGGAGTATGAAAGGCATGGAGGCCAAAGTTACAAAGTTCTGGTATGGAGGAGGTACTAG